DNA from Microvirgula aerodenitrificans DSM 15089:
CAAGGCCGCCGAGCTGAAGGACAAGCTGGCCGGTGCCGGCGTCAGCGCCAGCGTCAGCCAGGTCAGTACCAGCAAGGGAACGGTCAGCCGGATCCGCGTCGGGCCGTTCGCCAGCGAGGCTGAAGCCCGCACGGCGCTGACCAAGATCCAGAAGGCCGGCCTGTCCGGCATTCTGGTACCGCAATAGCAGGGTGCAATGACCACATTTGACTGGATACTTGTCGGCCTGATTGCGGCGTCGACCCTGCTGGCGCTGTGGCGCGGCGTGGTGCATGAAGTCCTGTCGCTGGCCAGCTGGATCGGCGCTTTCTGGGTGGCCAGGCAGTATGCGGCCGACTTCGAACCGATGCTGCCGCAGTCGGTACCGACGGCCGACCTGCGCTGGCTGCTGGCGTTTGCCGCCGTGATGGTCGGTGTGTGGATCGTGCTGGCCATCGGCCGCCGGCTGGCCAGCCGGCTGGTATCCGGCGTCGGTCTGGGCGGGCTGGACCGCACACTTGGCGGCGCCTTCGGTCTGGCGCGCGGGGTGTTGCTGTCGACCGTGGTGGTCATGCTGGGTGGATTGACCCACATGCCGTCGGAGCCGTTCTGGCAGAATGCGCTGCTGGTGACGCCGTTCGAGCGGCTGGCCGTCGACCTGAAACCCTGGCTGCCGGCCGATATGGCCGACCGCATCAATTTCCAGCGTGATGGCAACAGTGGCGGCGAGACGCTGCCGCTGCCGATCCGCAACAGCATCAAAACCTGATCACAAGTCAAAGAGTCTCTCTGCAAGCCGGCCGGGTGGCGGTTTGCAGAGATGTTCTAAAAGAGCGGAATGAGCAAACCATGTGTGGAATTATTGGCGTAGTCAGCGGTTCTCCCGTCAACCAGTTGCTGTATGACGGGCTGCAAGTCCTGCAACACCGGGGACAGGATGCCGCCGGCATCGTGACCGCGAACGGAAACAGCTTTCACATGCACAAGGGCAGCGGCATGGTGCGCGACGTGTTCCGCACCCGCAACATGCGGTCGCTGCTGGGGCAGGCCGGCATCGGCCACGTGCGCTACCCGACTGCCGGCTCCGCCAGCAATCTGGCCGAGGCGCAACCGTTCTACGTCAACTCGCCGTACGGCATCGTGCTGGCGCACAACGGCAACCTGACCAACACCGCCGAGCTGAAGGAGGCGATGTTCCGCCAGGACCTGCGCCACATCAACACCAACTCCGACTCGGAAGTCCTGCTGAACGTGTTCGCCCATGAGCTGCAGAAGCAGATCTACGGTCGCGAGCTGTGCGAGGACGCGATCTTCAACGCGATCATCGAGGTCAACAAGCGGGTGCGTGGCGCCTACGCCGTGGTGGCGCTGATCGCCGGCTTCGGCCTGGTCGCCTTCCGCGACCCGTACGGCATCCGCCCGCTGGTCATGGGTCGCCACGACGGTCCGAACGGCACCGAATACCTGCTGGCCAGCGAGTCGGTCGCCCTCGACTGTCTGGGCTTCCGGCTGGAACGCGACGTGCTGCCGGGTGAAGCGGTCGTGGTCCGCATGGACGGCGCGCGCTCGACGCGCATGTGCGCCGAGTACCAGCCGCATACGCCGTGCATCTTCGAGTACGTGTACTTCGCGCGCCCGGATTCGATCATCGACGGCGCCAGCGTCTACCAGACCCGCCTGCTGATGGGCGAGAAGCTGGGCGACAAGATCCGCCGCCAGATGCCGGACCTCGACATCGACACGGTGATCCCGATTCCGGACACGTCGATGCCGATCGCGCTGCAGCTGGCCAAGCACCTCGACCTGCCGTTCCGCATGGGCTTTATCAAGAACCGCTATGTCGGCCGCACCTTCATCATGCCGGGCCAGGCGACGCGGAAGAAATCCGTGCGCCAGAAGCTGAATGCCATCGGCAGCGAGTTTGCCGGCAAGAACGTGCTGCTGGTCGACGACTCGATCGTGCGCGGCACCACCAGCCGCGAGATCGTGCAGATGGCGCGCGATGCCGGGGCCAAGAAAGTCTATTTCGCCAGCGCCGCGCCGGAAGTCCGTTATCCGAACGTCTACGGCATCGACATGCCGACCCGGGCCGAACTGCTCGCAACCGGTCGCACGGTCGAGGAAATCGCCCGCGAAATCGGCGCCGACGGCGTGATCTACCAGGATCTTGGTGCGCTGCGCGATGCGGTGCATGAAGCCAACAACGCGCTGAACGACTTCGAGATGAGCTGCTTCGACGGCCGCTACGTGACTGGCGACATTACCGACGAATACCTGGCCGAAATCGAAGGCGCGCGCGGCGAGAGCAAGCCGCAGCGCGAAGAGGCACTGGGCGGCGGCGCCGACCTGAACCTGAACGTGGCCGAACAGAACCTGATGTAAGTGGCAACAACGCTATAAGCGTATTGCCAATGATGCGCGCCGAAAGGCGCGTTTTTCATTACCATGTACCGCACTGCAAAACACACGGTAGTTCTCACCATGACGACCCCGCTGCACCCCGAAACGCTGGCCATCCGTGCCGGCCGCGACGTGACCGAATTCAACGAGCACAGCCTGCCGCTGTTCCTGACTTCCAGCTTCATGACCGACAGCGCGGAAGAGGCCCGGCAGCTGTTTGCCGGCGAGCATGACGGCTTTACCTATTCCCGCTTTACCAACCCGACCGTCGATGCGTTCCAGCGCCGGCTGGCGGCGCTGGAAGGCGGCGAGCGCTGCCAGGCGACCGCCAGCGGCATGGCCGCCATCCACGCGGCCATTTTCACCCTGCTGTCGTCCGGTGATCACATTGTGGCGTCGCAAAGCCTGTTCGGCGCCTCGTACAACATGCTGGCGACACTGCTGCCGCGTTTCGGCATCGGGGTCACCTTTGTTTCCGCGACCGATCTCGGCGCCTGGAAGCAGGCCATCCGCCCGAACACGAAGCTGTTCTTCCTGGAAACGCCGTCGAACCCGCTGACCGAACTGACCGACATCCGCGCCGTGGCCGACATCGCCCATGATGCCGGTGCCATTCTCGCGGTCGACAACTGCTTCTGCTCGCCGGCGCTGCAGCGTCCGCTGGAACACGGCGCCGACCTGGTCATCCACTCGGCGACCAAGTTCCTCGATGGCCAGGGGCGCGTGCTCGGCGGTGCGGTGGTCGGCAGCAATGCGCTGGTCGAACCGATCTACGTCTATGTGCGCTCGACCGGGCCGACCCTGTCGGCATTCAACGCCTGGCTGCTGCTCGGCGGCATGGAAACCCTGTTCGTGCGCATGGAACGCCAGTGCGCCAGTGCGCAGAAACTGGCCGAGTGGCTGCAGAACCAGCCGTCGGTGCGCCGTGTCCACTATCCGGGCCTGAGCAGCCACCCGCAGTACGAACTGGCCCGCCGCCAGCAGAGCGCGCCTGGCGCGATCGTGTCCTTCGACGTCGAAGGCGGCCGTGAAGCCGCCTGGAAGATCATTGACAGTACGCAGCTGATTTCGCGCACCGGCAACCTCGGTGACGTCAAGACCACCATCACCCACCCGGCGACCACCACCCACGGCCGCCTGTCGCAGGAAACCCGGGATGCGGCCGGCGTCGGCGAGGGGCTGCTGAGGCTGTCGGTCGGCCTTGAGCATCCGGATGACCTGATCGCCGACCTGGCCCGCGGGCTTGAGGGCTGATCGTGCGCGTCATCAAGGCATTCGGTTTTTCCCTGGACGGTTTGCGCGCCGCATTCGGTGACGAGGCGGCGTTCCGCGAAGTGGTGCTGATGGCGCTGGTGGGCGTGCCGCTGGCGCTGTGGCTGTCGCTGTCGCCGCTGGCGACCGTGCTGATCGTGTTCACGCA
Protein-coding regions in this window:
- a CDS encoding O-succinylhomoserine sulfhydrylase, with the protein product MTTPLHPETLAIRAGRDVTEFNEHSLPLFLTSSFMTDSAEEARQLFAGEHDGFTYSRFTNPTVDAFQRRLAALEGGERCQATASGMAAIHAAIFTLLSSGDHIVASQSLFGASYNMLATLLPRFGIGVTFVSATDLGAWKQAIRPNTKLFFLETPSNPLTELTDIRAVADIAHDAGAILAVDNCFCSPALQRPLEHGADLVIHSATKFLDGQGRVLGGAVVGSNALVEPIYVYVRSTGPTLSAFNAWLLLGGMETLFVRMERQCASAQKLAEWLQNQPSVRRVHYPGLSSHPQYELARRQQSAPGAIVSFDVEGGREAAWKIIDSTQLISRTGNLGDVKTTITHPATTTHGRLSQETRDAAGVGEGLLRLSVGLEHPDDLIADLARGLEG
- a CDS encoding CvpA family protein translates to MTTFDWILVGLIAASTLLALWRGVVHEVLSLASWIGAFWVARQYAADFEPMLPQSVPTADLRWLLAFAAVMVGVWIVLAIGRRLASRLVSGVGLGGLDRTLGGAFGLARGVLLSTVVVMLGGLTHMPSEPFWQNALLVTPFERLAVDLKPWLPADMADRINFQRDGNSGGETLPLPIRNSIKT
- the purF gene encoding amidophosphoribosyltransferase, translating into MCGIIGVVSGSPVNQLLYDGLQVLQHRGQDAAGIVTANGNSFHMHKGSGMVRDVFRTRNMRSLLGQAGIGHVRYPTAGSASNLAEAQPFYVNSPYGIVLAHNGNLTNTAELKEAMFRQDLRHINTNSDSEVLLNVFAHELQKQIYGRELCEDAIFNAIIEVNKRVRGAYAVVALIAGFGLVAFRDPYGIRPLVMGRHDGPNGTEYLLASESVALDCLGFRLERDVLPGEAVVVRMDGARSTRMCAEYQPHTPCIFEYVYFARPDSIIDGASVYQTRLLMGEKLGDKIRRQMPDLDIDTVIPIPDTSMPIALQLAKHLDLPFRMGFIKNRYVGRTFIMPGQATRKKSVRQKLNAIGSEFAGKNVLLVDDSIVRGTTSREIVQMARDAGAKKVYFASAAPEVRYPNVYGIDMPTRAELLATGRTVEEIAREIGADGVIYQDLGALRDAVHEANNALNDFEMSCFDGRYVTGDITDEYLAEIEGARGESKPQREEALGGGADLNLNVAEQNLM